The Alkalihalobacillus sp. TS-13 genomic interval TCAATATCCCCGTTTGAGGTAAATCCATTAAAGAAATCTCAAAGTCTTTCATCTTGATTTCTTCAGCTGAAGGTACCTTTTTCTCATCTAATATTTGATCACTTGAACGAATTTCAATAGCACCATTCAGGTAAGAAGCTTTGTATTCCGATACCCTTACCTTGATTGACTCTTGGTCAATGAACGGATTATGTCCATTCACATTGATTTCAAGATGATCGGTCAATAATCCATGGTCAGGAGATTTTTGTAATGAAAATTCCCTGAAAGACTGCCAATCTCGAAAAGCGCCGATTGAAAGATATACAGGTTCAGTTTTCACTGTTTCATTTGCTTTCAACTTACCGATCCGGTTTTCAAAATAAAGGAACCAACCCCCAAAGTTGATTTTCACCTCATTGGACCAGCTAAGTCCACGTGGATTAGAAGCATCCCTTGAAAACATCCAATTTTCAGTGACGGAATCACCCTTCCAATATTCATGGTACGAACCGATTGAATCCTTCATTTCAATCAATCTATTTTCATAAGGTATAACCGCTCTTTCAAGCGTATGGTAGATTGGATTATTGAGCCATAGAACGTCGTCGAGTGTACTTGAATTCGTATTTTCTACTTCATAATGGTGTTCAATCAATCCTTCGGAAAATAATTTAGCCACTGCATGTAATTTCACACCCGGATAAGCCTTGGAAGAATACGACGCTTTGTAACCTATAGAACCAGCATCATCTAAAAACTCGACATTTTCAGCTCTTAGCTTTGAAAACTCTTCGGAGAATGGTTTTCCTAGGCGCGGAAACATGAACGCAGAATCCTGATCTTTCGTTTGTTCTCTCCCGGGAATCAACCAGTTATCGAATTTTTGAAGCCACATATGGTATTGACCATTATAAATATGGTAAGTCTCTTCGCTTTCACCAAAAAACCTGGCTCCAATTCCCTTAAATGCCACTCCGATTCTTCTCGTGAAAGAAACTTGATAACCATCAGCTTTTCTAGCTGTAACCTTAATATCTCGAGAATAAAACCCATGTTTCTTAAGAGTATAGGTAAGTGGAAGCGAGCACCTCGCCTTCGGCTGCAGGGTCACCTCTAGATTATTTTGTTCCAGACTTAATAATTCACTTTCTGGCAACGTGAATGAAAACGTCATGGTTTCTTTATAATTGTTTTCAATATCCATATATAAGCTGGACGATTGGCCGATGAATGATAGGTTTTGAGGTATGTGGCACTGAACATTCATTGGAAATTTAGGCGCCACTCCGACCTGGAATCGTGCCGTTTTTCCGTTGATCAATACATTCGTATCTACTGTAGGATGCGTTCTCCAAACACTCTGTTCTTCTTCAATCCGATCCACGAAAAATGGAGCCTCTATGATTTCTTCATCTTTAACTTCTAAGAAATCCTTTTCAAATGAAAACTGGATATTCTTATTATCATAACCGTACAGGGAGAAAGTTAAGGGCTTTCCGGTCTTATTTTTAAGGTGATAACGAACTTTATACTCGGAGCCGAAAACTAACTTAAAGTCTTCTACGGTAACAGAAATCTTATAATCATTTGTCTCAATCGAACGAAGCCCTCTTCCAAAGCGCTCAAATTCCATTTTCAGCATTTCAACGCGTTTGTCCCAGGAATACTCATAATAGTGGAAATCGTTTTCGATTTTACCATCTGGCTTGACTTCAATCAGTCTGGTACTAGCTTCATACCAATTCATATCTTTGAAAAATTCCTGGACCGCTTCCGTATGTAGGACGGTAGGCATGAAATTCATTAAATGTGTGGCATCGTCCCTTTCTTCCCAGAAAAATCCGCACTTCTTATATAAAGGCACAGCCTTCGTATTACCCGGCCACGTATACAAATCAAGGCGTGGCCATTTCAATTCGATGACCCTTTCTAAAGCTTTCAGTACCAGCTTCTTCCCAATCTTTTTACCGTGATAATCACTCCGCACGTTCAGGAGTGGAATATAAAGTGCACCTTCATCCTCCTTATATTCACTAAGACTGCAATATCCAACAACCTTTTCTCCCTCCAATGCTAGGTATAGATGAAGATTTGTCGAATTTGCTTCTTCTCTGAGGATTTGCTCTTCAGTTTGTACAGAATTACCTCCACCCCATCCATCCTGGCTATTGTTCCACATTTCAGCAACCGCGGCAGCATAGCTAGGTTCATATTCTACGATTTTGATTTGCTCGACGATCTGAGTCATTTTGTATCCCCCCATTCACTCCTATATATCACTTTAACATAATTTTACATTTATTTGCTGCATGTTAGACTAAAAAAAGGCTGCCCCGATGAAATTACGAATGGGACAGCCCGTTATTTTTTCCGAATTATACTATTTGGAATTTCTTGTTGCTATTAATCTTCCATTGTAGATAAATCGCCTGTCGGCAGGTCTAGTTCCCATGCCTTCAAGACACGGCGCATGATCTTACCACTTCTAGTTTTCGGCAGTTTATCCTTAAATTCAATTTCCTTCGGTGCTGCATGTGCAGCCAACCCTTTTTTCACAAAACTGCGGATCTCTTCTTTAAGCTCATCATTTGCTTCGTAACCAGTACGTAAGGCAATGAATGCTTTAATGATTTCTCCGCGTACAGGATCTGGCTTCCCGATAACACCTGCTTCAGCAATTGCAGGATGCTCGACCAGCTTACTTTCGACTTCAAACGGACCGACACGTTCACCGGACGTCATGATGACATCATCGATACGACCTTGGAACCAGAAATATCCCTCTTCATCCATGTAAGCGGAATCCCCAGAAATGTACCAATCACCTGTTGTGAAATACGATTCATATTTTTCAGGACGGTTCCAGATAGCTCTCATCATGGACGGCCAACCTTTTTTGATTGCCAGGTTCCCCATTCTGTATGGTGGCAATTCATTTCCTTGATCATCAATGATCGCAGCCTTCACTCCAGGAATCGGTTTACCCATTGAACCAGGTTTGATTTCCATGGCTGGGAAATTACTGATCAGCTGTGCACCTGTTTCAGTCATCCACCAGTTGTCATGGATGCGGAGATCAAAGACTTTCGAGCCCCAACGCACAACTTCAGGATTCAACGGCTCCCCTACACTCAAGATATGCCGTAAGCTTGAGAGATCAAACTGCTTTATAACCTCATCACCTGCCCCCATCAACATACGGAAAGCAGTTGGAGCACTATACCAAACGGTTACGCCGTATTTTTCAATCGTCGAGTACCAATCTTCCGGGCTGAATCGTCCTCCACGAATGACGTTGGATGCACCATTCAACCAAGGAGCAAAGACACCATAGGAAGTACCGGTAACCCAACCTGGGTCAGCAGTACACCAGTATACATCATCCTCTTTCAAGTCAAGGATCCATTTTCCTGTTTGATAATGTTGAAGCATTGCATTATGAACGTGCAGGACACCTTTTGGTTTCCCAGTTGAACCTGAAGTATAGTGCAGGATCATTCCGTCTTCACGGTCTACCCATTCGATTTGGAGGTCTTTGCTAGCACTCTCCATACGCTTATAATAATCGGCATAAGTGTCATCTTCTTGCACGTTTTCTCCAACAAGGATCACATGCTTCAGTGCTGGTAATTTATCTACAGGAACGCGATCAAGGAGGTCAGGCGTTGTTACAAGTACCTTCGCCTCACTATCCTCAAGACGGTCGGTCACTGCTCCTTCCATGAATGCTTCAAACAATGGACCGACAATCGCTCCAACTTTCAAAGCTCCGAGAAATAGGAAATAGAGTTCCGGTGAACGCGGCATGAAGATGAAGACACGGTCCCCTTTTTCTACATCAAGATCTTTAAGGGTATTACCTGCTTTATTAGAGAAATCCTTCATTTCTTTGAACGTATATTTTTCATCACGTTTTGGATCTGAAAAATAAAGGGCTACCTGATTTTTCTTTGCGGATTCCGCATGCCGGTCAATTGCCTCATAGGCCATATTGACTCGACCAGTAGAAGACCAGGAGAAATTCTTCTCAACCTCTGACCAGTCAAAAGAATTATAGGTAGTTTCATAATCTTGTAGGTTATAATCGCCATTGATAACAGGAAGCGCTTCCACTTTCATTATTGTATCTCCCCTTTATTTAAGATTTAGGCACTGTTAAACTTAAAAGCAGATTTTTTAAGAAAAACGAAATTCGCGACACTCCTGTGGGAAAAGCGAGCCAAGCGAGACCCCTACAACAAGGAACTCGCGAGGAGGCTTGCGGAAGTGGGTTAATACACGGAAGTGATGTCTAGCTCAGCGACCAGTCACTTGGATCACTTCAAACTTCCTGCGGCGGCAACACATTGATTGACATCCTTATGAGTTAGCCCACGCAGAACCAAGTCTTTGTTTGGTTCGAGCCTCCTCGTCAGTTTTCCAGTGACCTACGTGCCTAACCGGGTCGCTATCGCTTTTCGTTTGCCCGCGGAAAGGGAGTGAATTTCGCAAAAATCAACAATTAATAATAACAGGGCCAAGATTTAGATTTAGTATATCAATATTTTCGATTATTCTCAATTTTAACACTGTTGTTATTATTTGATTTGAAACCGCTTACTCATTTGTGATTTCATGTATAATAGGAACTAGAGTATGAAACAGGTGGTGAAACCGAGTTTGAAGCATACAAAAATCTATAACGCAAAAACAGTGAATACACCTAAGGGGAAATTGATACTAGAAGGTCCAATCAAGCCTACAACTCTTGCAAGCTATGATTTTCATGAAGATCTTACTGCGTTCCGACCTCCAGCTGAACAGCATAAAGCACTGATTGAAATAGCTGGATTACCAGAAGGGCGGATCATCATCGCGCGTCACCAAAATATGATAGTAGGATACGTCACATATGTGTATCCTGACCCTCTGGAACGATGGTCACAAGGGAATATGGAAAATTTGATCGAGCTTGGTGCGATTGAAATCATACCGGAGTTCCGCAATTATAAAATTGGTAAAAATCTATTGAAGGTTTCGATGATGGATGATTCAATGGAAGAT includes:
- the acsA gene encoding acetate--CoA ligase, with the protein product MKVEALPVINGDYNLQDYETTYNSFDWSEVEKNFSWSSTGRVNMAYEAIDRHAESAKKNQVALYFSDPKRDEKYTFKEMKDFSNKAGNTLKDLDVEKGDRVFIFMPRSPELYFLFLGALKVGAIVGPLFEAFMEGAVTDRLEDSEAKVLVTTPDLLDRVPVDKLPALKHVILVGENVQEDDTYADYYKRMESASKDLQIEWVDREDGMILHYTSGSTGKPKGVLHVHNAMLQHYQTGKWILDLKEDDVYWCTADPGWVTGTSYGVFAPWLNGASNVIRGGRFSPEDWYSTIEKYGVTVWYSAPTAFRMLMGAGDEVIKQFDLSSLRHILSVGEPLNPEVVRWGSKVFDLRIHDNWWMTETGAQLISNFPAMEIKPGSMGKPIPGVKAAIIDDQGNELPPYRMGNLAIKKGWPSMMRAIWNRPEKYESYFTTGDWYISGDSAYMDEEGYFWFQGRIDDVIMTSGERVGPFEVESKLVEHPAIAEAGVIGKPDPVRGEIIKAFIALRTGYEANDELKEEIRSFVKKGLAAHAAPKEIEFKDKLPKTRSGKIMRRVLKAWELDLPTGDLSTMED
- a CDS encoding GNAT family N-acetyltransferase — translated: MKHTKIYNAKTVNTPKGKLILEGPIKPTTLASYDFHEDLTAFRPPAEQHKALIEIAGLPEGRIIIARHQNMIVGYVTYVYPDPLERWSQGNMENLIELGAIEIIPEFRNYKIGKNLLKVSMMDDSMEDFIVITTEYYWHWDLKGTGLSVWDYRKVMEKMMNAGGLEWYATDDPEISSHPANCLMARIGRRVDRESIQKFDQLRFQNRFMY
- a CDS encoding GNAT family N-acetyltransferase, whose protein sequence is MTQIVEQIKIVEYEPSYAAAVAEMWNNSQDGWGGGNSVQTEEQILREEANSTNLHLYLALEGEKVVGYCSLSEYKEDEGALYIPLLNVRSDYHGKKIGKKLVLKALERVIELKWPRLDLYTWPGNTKAVPLYKKCGFFWEERDDATHLMNFMPTVLHTEAVQEFFKDMNWYEASTRLIEVKPDGKIENDFHYYEYSWDKRVEMLKMEFERFGRGLRSIETNDYKISVTVEDFKLVFGSEYKVRYHLKNKTGKPLTFSLYGYDNKNIQFSFEKDFLEVKDEEIIEAPFFVDRIEEEQSVWRTHPTVDTNVLINGKTARFQVGVAPKFPMNVQCHIPQNLSFIGQSSSLYMDIENNYKETMTFSFTLPESELLSLEQNNLEVTLQPKARCSLPLTYTLKKHGFYSRDIKVTARKADGYQVSFTRRIGVAFKGIGARFFGESEETYHIYNGQYHMWLQKFDNWLIPGREQTKDQDSAFMFPRLGKPFSEEFSKLRAENVEFLDDAGSIGYKASYSSKAYPGVKLHAVAKLFSEGLIEHHYEVENTNSSTLDDVLWLNNPIYHTLERAVIPYENRLIEMKDSIGSYHEYWKGDSVTENWMFSRDASNPRGLSWSNEVKINFGGWFLYFENRIGKLKANETVKTEPVYLSIGAFRDWQSFREFSLQKSPDHGLLTDHLEINVNGHNPFIDQESIKVRVSEYKASYLNGAIEIRSSDQILDEKKVPSAEEIKMKDFEISLMDLPQTGILTANLKLDAIETEKSSIYVKTGREGVRFETAEVDGLEIFKCSNGLMDISVAPDFYPGLYSLIWNNHEWLDSSYPKVKPKSWWNPWSGGLENRLRDVSPRSLLKEKRNAEFVSIVDSKENKWEGIKVVVRLEENETYKGFEYHQYFLLLPGTPILCQTTEIIQSTGYYLDMKKWDTNCFFNPSTKMEYSWGNYQNASGDWQKIYGGKGEQQMRVARNVAFGSDEHEGIMQVIADLTGSRMNSYINKEIMFLEINAKLNVEDGKRMFTKPVFFLGNQTVIPDSALEDLKSIRFKSK